The following is a genomic window from Mya arenaria isolate MELC-2E11 chromosome 4, ASM2691426v1.
ATCTTTAAGTGAGTTGGCTGTACAATGTacttgaagaagaaaaaaaagaattgaGGTCTATTGCTTACCGTATTTCCTCGATTATAAGATGGGGAAATTGGGTCCCTATTGTTTACCTTAAAGTAGGCTATAAGAAATTCAGAAAGAAATAGTCGGAATCAGtaatacatgttgtatttaacATGCGGTATTCGACAGACTGATTTATTGTCTGTTTGTGACACGCCAATAAAAGTGACACGATCATACCCATAGGATCTGCTATGTTTCGCTACAATGAACACTCAATATCTTCTTATTGGCAAAAGCTTGTTATCGGTCCAAACACGTGTTtatcacaggagacacattttgctgctttaaaaatagaatattttgaaaaaaaattaccgtattttttttccatgtcagaaataaaacttattttttcctTACAATTAGGCTTCGCAAATATCATGCAGACTTACTGGCATgcttcaatacacatttcattaatcgttacattaatttatccacAATCATCAATGGTAATTAATTTCTGCTAATTaaagtcccatcaactgcaatccaaacaaacatCTGCGAAAATTTAActtattaacacatttaatggAATGTGTCGTGTTTGTCGGCTCCAGATCAAATTGGTGATAAAACAGCATGAGCTGTGTAAAGATCGAAGGTGCATGGaaatggtttatatttaaataggtCAGTCTTTACTGTATGATTGAATTTTACTACCAAGATTGCGTTGAGGCTGGTTAGAATATACTATACGAtcggaaaataataattaataatccTCGTCTGAGAAGCTTCAAATCATGGCCAACATATTTCAGTTTActacaaatataaatcaacttTTGGCtgtatgaaaaaatgaaaaataaatcctTAACCGTGTAAccttgttctattattaacctacctccacatTAGAGAGTTCACAGTTGACATTAAATCAGTGATTTTCTTCAAgtaaatgaacaaatttagttgataattgactgtttagcttgaacattatcacagacttGGCGAAATTCAAGTgctggatttgctttaaaaatcgaccccgtcttataaacgAGTCTAGACAAAAACACCAGATCCTTGGGGAAATATGGTTCgcattttcagtttattttttacaatgatCTTATCAATGTTGCCCCAGGAGGCTAGCAGGCATATGAGGTCTTTAGATTGACAGGCCAAGTGAGGTTCCTGCAGGGTATAAGACTTGGTCAAATTCTTTTTCGATGCCTTGAACACCTCCAACCCaaggtttttcacaatttccTTGCTACAGGGTTGAGATTTTGATAGCAAAATTTGCAGTTTGTCTTAATACCTGGTTGTGTCTGCACCTCCTCTCTGGGACAAAACATTGTTTGGTGCATAAGGTAGTAATTGGAATTAGTTCCATTTTGACCACGGTATGAATAATTGGTTCCACTCAATAATACAATTGGTTTCCCACAATAGCTCAAATGTAGTTTATTGCTTGTACAATAACTCGTAATCCTTAACTATGCCTATAatgttatgtgtttgtttgaagttatttagtgttgttgtttctaTCGGCCATGTTGTTAATCTTAGACTCGCTGGTTGAATTTATGATCAAGTATACCAAATACAATAGATTTTAGGCCAAACCAATCAATTTTATATTACAAACAATCCTGAGAGCATTACTAGCATAGGGTGAAAAGAACAACActattatcattaataatttGTCAATTTTCTTTCAGCATTTTGGTATGCACCTATCATAAGCCAAACTGGCATCCAGCAGCGGTATGCCGATTCAAGCCCCACAGTGGACAGAGTTTTTATCCTGTCCAGTGTGCTACAATGTGTTCAATGAGCAACATTACAGACCTATCAGTTTGGCATGTGGCCACACAGTGTGTAGAACTTGCCTGTCAAAGTTCCAGCAGAAGAAATGCCCATTCGATCAGTCTCTCATATCCCGAGACTTGGACGAGTTACCGTCAAATTTCGCCCTTCTGCAGCTTGTGTGTGCTACTGCAAGCCCGGATAACAAGCAGCCCTGTGTTCCGCAACAGGTTGAGAAATTCTATGACAGAGCGAAGAAATGTGTAGAAGACTTGGCACTTCTCTTGAAGCCTGTATCGTCAAGTAAGATatctttcaaataataattgCTCACATATTACCTAAGATTGATTGACATGACCCTGAGCCACTCAAATTTTAGAATCGTAACTATGAATAATTACACCAATGAAAAGAATGTAAAGCTTTGATGTAACagaacaaacaatataaaatataaaaacgatattagttaatataaaaataagattCGCCCCCCTGCACATAACAGTTCATTTATGAggtaattctgattgttttaAATCCTTAGCTGTccttgtttatgtttcattttagatgctatttggagatataatgtataacatataataataaatctgGACTTGACAAACATATTGGTTATCCGTGTTTACTCTGGTTACCCCAACATCACTCTCTTGTAACATCTTGTTGAGAGTGTGATTTATGTTGAAACaccttgtttcacaatcattttaaaatcaatgagTTTGAAACAATTATCCCAATTTGGTTTCAGGCACGACAGGATCAATCATATCTGTCTCAAGTTCCGGTCAAAATGGACAGCAAAGCGGCTCTAACTGCGTTCTCAGTCGCCCGATGCAACGAAAACTCATCACGCTGGTCAACTGCCAACTTGTAGAGGAAGAGGGTCGTGCACGAGCCCTACGTGCGGCCCGCTCGCTAGGGGAGAGAACTGTCACAGAGCTGATCTTGCAACATCAGAATCCCCAGCAGCTGTCGTCCAATCTCTGGGCAGCCGTCAGGGGGCGAGGATGTCAATTTCTTGGACCAGGTTCGTTGATTCTCACCTTTAATTTCTAGAAAAAATTTATGCATATGATAACATGCTTAAGCATCTTATTTTGTTTAGCCCATTTTTTGCTTTAacttaattttacaaaacaatttatttttattgtgacgctgttaaaattatttcctttaaaagtctGAAAACTCTTGACTTCACAGTTTAAACCAAAACTTACATTGTGTTCTGAGCTTGATCTTGTTATTAAAGACTTATGATTATTCAAGAAATTGAAGCTATATTTGATGAAGTTTCCTTTTATCCAATAGTATGACAGTATTATGCATTTTGTCATTACATATTTAGCCGGTGTTGTAGTGTTTCTGAGCATTTTTGGGTCGCACTTAGACTCTGTTctcaattgcaaaaaaaaaaaaaattccaaatgtgaaaataaaattccaatTTCAGGCATGCAAGAAGAAGTGATAAAGTTGATTCTCCTGGCCCTTGAAGATGGATCTGCCCTGTCTCGTAAAGTGTTGGTATTGTTTGTGGTTCAGAGGCTGGAAGCACAATACCCGCAGGCTTCAAAAACCGCCATCGGCCATGTGGTTCAACTCTTGTACAGAGCATCTTGCTTCAAGGTAATTTTGATGTCTCAGTGGAGCAGATATCGCTAAGATCTTACAGCTAGAACATGTTATTACAtcttaaaaaatgttgataagaAAAAGCGATCTTAGGATACTATCATTGGTAAGCTGGCGCCAAAGTTTCTAGTTTTCTTGAAATTGTAGAAAGATACttgacaataatattgtttcacagttatgttatgaataaaaacataactgAACTTAAGCTACCACAATATTCATTCATGGTATATAACTTCTATTGCTATGAAACCaaattttaatcaacatataaaTGAAGGTAAACCTTAAGATTGACAAATGCTTGTGTAAACATTAGTGGCCGAAATCAGGGCAAGCCCACAAGctctgcactggtaaaatgcttttcGGTCTTGCATAAATGCTGGATGtgatatagcagggcttgttaacaATTTAGGTGCTTAGTACTTGTGTTAGAATTCTGGCTTGCTGCGAAGATTTCACTGACTAGAacatgttaatttcattttcaggTCACAAAACGAGATGAAGAATCATCGTTGATGCAGCTAAAGGAGGATTATCGCACGTATGAAATGCTGAGACGTGAACACGACTCCCAGATTGTGCAGATTGCGATGGAGGCGGGGCTACGGATCGCTCCGGATCAGTGGTCATCACTGTTATACGGGGATGCAACCCACAAATCCCATATGCAGTCTATCATTGATAAAGTAAGGAAATGTTACATTATTGGAAGGAACATCATCAACACTGGGTTGTCTGTGTGAAATTAGTGTATTGTTTTGCAATCTTTTGGAGTTAAGTAAACTAAAgtaaactttttaaattgattatgcttttttgaaaataacatgttAAGATAAAGCAATGTTTGACAATCAAAGAACTTcttatttggtaaaaaaatccTTCTACAAgcaaatttatgaaaacaaacattgtcaAAAGTTTTTTGGCAGTTCTTGTGTGTAATGTTTGCTTTGTAATGCTTTTTTGGACATACGCTAGAAAGATGATGATACATATTCTTTCTCAACAATTCATCATGATATGAAGTGGCAGAGTTTGTATTAGATAGTATCTCTTAACATCTGTGCATGATTCAGTAAGAAAGATGAAAAATTACATAAGCAGGAGATTCTGAATCAAGTGTCTAGATTTAGTGTATTTGTAGGGTGAAAAAACAAGATCAGCTGTTACCAAGCAAATAACTCAGAAAGGCTAATATTGCTTATTTTGAtgacaaatttaaacatttattcagaCATTCAAATGAGACTTTTAGCCTGAATTCTTACATttgtgtttcaaatgttttaaagcaaGCCAGGCTATAAAAAATCCGGAAAATCAAGCGATCCCAGAGAGCAATTTACCAATTGCAGGTCTTGCAGCTTGTActtatttcgaccactgttaACAAGTATGCTCCCTATTAATTCCAGTTGCAGACCCCACAGACATTTTCAGACAGCGTGAGTGAATTACTGATCGCGCTGCAACGAACCAGCGACCCTCATAATCTGTCCCGGTTACGTCCAGAACTTGAGTTTCTCTCCAAAATTGACCCTTCCCCAGGTAAGGATAATTATATTCCGGAAAAtgtttgtcttttgttttgAATCATAGGATGATAGAAAACTGTAAACATGTCCACATCCTTGTTAAGttgacttaaaatgttaaaatgccCAACATGATAACCTATTTTTGCGTCATAATTAACATGACATGAACGGGAACCATTGTGTAAGTTTTCAGAGGTCGTTAAAGTAATCTATTCATTGCTCCAGCTAGGCTTAAATAGCGGTGGGGAAAGCCCCGCTGCCCCTTTCCAGCCCTCTGCTGCCTTTTTAAAACGCCCAACTGTgctattttgtttgacatagcTGCCTTTTGATGATTATTAAATACACTTTGGTTTCGCTTacagttttgatatttatttgatatttattggaCATAATGTCAAGTAATCTTTCAGAATTagctataaaaataataaatatgtataatcTTGACACTAAAGTTAACTTAAGATAACAGCTgttaattatacccccacaaacgaagtttgagggggtatataggagtgagcttgtcggtcggtcggtcggtctgtcgttctgtcggttttcatggtttccggacaataactcatgaaaggctagacagatttgaaaaatttttggtacacaggtgtaacatcagaagatacaggtcaagttcgatattggggctggttgggccacggtcaaggtcactgttactaaaaatagaaaaacggtttccggacgataactcatgaaaggcttgacagatttgaaaattttttggtacacaggtgtaacatcagaagatacaggtcaagttcgatattggggctggttgggccaaggtcaaggtcactgttactaaaaatagaaaaacggtttccggacaataactcatgaaaggcttgacagatttgaaattttttggtacacgggtgtaacatcagaagatacaggtcaagttcgatattggggctggttgggccaaggtcaaggtcactgttactaaaaatagaaaaacggtttccggacgataactcatgaaaggcttgacagatttggacaatttttggtacacaggtgtaacatcagaagatacaggtcaagttcgatattggggctggtggggccaaagtcaaggtcactgttactaaaaatagaaaaacagtttccaggcgataactcatgaaaggctagacagatttgaacaatttttggtacacaggtgtaacatcagaagatacaggtcaagttcaatattggggctggtggggtcaaggtcactgtaactaaaaatagaaaaacagtttccggacgataactcatgaaaggctagacagatttgaacactttttggtacacaggtgtaacatcagaaaataaagtttggtacacaggtgttacatcagaagatataggtcaagttcgatattggggctggtggggccaaggtcaaggtcactgttactaataatagaaaaacggtttccggacgataaatcatgaaaggcttgacagatttgaacaatttttggtacacaggtgaaacatcagaagatacaggtcaagttcgatattggggctggtggggccaaggtcaaggtcactcttactaaaaatagaaaaacggtttccggacgataagtcatgaaaggctagtttttcttgtcaacagtgtaacttctaaattacccaacagatttaaataaaacaatacatgcatgataaaagaagatgcagtgtgcagaaacctttgagttatggcctcttttcaaaggaatggtttgccattcctgtgtccaggcggcatttgtgggtattcgtcactcctgtgacagctctagttagtatttaaagtaattacaacacatacacaatatgaATTGAACTTTGGCCCTTGCATGTGCCCCATTAACACTCATTCAATGTTCATCAAAAGTGCCCTACCCAGCCCTGCCTTTTTCAAGTCCTGGCTGGAGCACAGCTTTTGGATTATACAGTCAAACGCTAGTATTAATCGACAAAATATAATCCATTTATTGGTCATGTGAATGTTGAAAGACAACCAGCAGCTTTTAAATTGCCTTGTTTAGAATAAGTTGAGGCACTTAATTTATTCGAAATGCGGCCCCGAAATGCGGCCCCATTTCCTTCCTGAAAaggtatatatttttcctttaCCCGGTTAAAAAATcccttttaattttttttttatttaagaggAACATTGACCTCTCAATAGAAGTTTGAAAACAAGTGGAACATTATAGTAAACATGGTagtatttttctcctttttGCAGAAACAATGCTATTTTTCCCATATCAAGGGACCTGCCACTATTCACTTAACGGTGGAAAAAATGGTAGTTAAGTATGTGATCCTTTTGTTGAAGAGTCAAGGTTAACCACCTCTATGGGAAGTCAAATATCTCCAAAACACCtacataatgtacatgtatgaaataccaaaaagtagagttttatcaaatttagaTAATCTTATGTAGTTTGTTTTgtagcaaataataataataattgtctaATCTGAATTCAACTAAAAAGTAGAATTGGGAAGGAACAATAGCACTGCGAGAATATGATTCTGTCTTGCGAAGACTATGTGTGGTTTATGAAGCTAAGTgtcaacattttagacaaaGTCACTTGCATTCATCGAAATTATGTTTCTGGATGACCAATCCTGAATTGACTAGTCACCCCAGTTGACAATCAATGAGTTGTCTAATTATaggattatattttgtaaatctgCGGTAAGGTGCTTCATTCTTTTTTACCTCCAAAGGGGGTCTTTAAGCGGCCCCATATAGCCTTGTCAAAATGCTATCATCCCTTCAACTGCCCTGTCAATCAAATCCCTGACCAGTGATTggcatataaaaaataaacatgccTTGCTTTATAAAATGTAGAATTTGAGCAAGTCctgaacatattttttctgtacAGAACTTGTGTTGTGTTTCAACCAATGCACTTTGTTTTTCCAGACGTACCCTGCCCTACATGGGAGAATTTGGATGGTGTAATGAAGTCCGTTAAAACTGTCGTGGAAGGACTAGTCATGTTCTTGTCCACAGTAGGCCAACGTCGGCACGAGTTTCTCACGCCATTTAACGCACGCTACAAGACGAGCATGTGTCGAGACTTTATAGAGCGAGGGCACTGTCCACGGGGAACTAGTTGTACATTTGCTCATTCTGATGAAGAACTAGAAAAGTAAGaattagtttatactaattttttTCAAgcttgattgtgatgaaagcttaagcttatagaatcactctctaGTCCGTTTCCTTTGCAGAAatcagtactggtgtccattttgagtggccatgagaaagtacccctggtggggatcgaacccatgacctcttgggtGTGAGCTGGACACtaataccactaggccactctcaccctaatagggactgtacaccagattggcaccaaaatttttttttttttctgtaacgaatctcagaacaattatttattaaaatgttttactcattgatattttattgtaaaaaaatagcaaaatgtaaacaaaaatcgagttggagaccgggttcgaaccagtgtcgccaaaattgcagtccagtgttccatccactgtgctatgaaggcttaccctaaacggttggaatatttaagctatgtacctaacttggtaatatcacgtgataacatcaactagccaatcacgcataaggagtGAATTCTACTACAtgtaggtagacatacctagtaatcttttttaatggaaaaatacgaaaaaactgcaaaaaataaataattgtaaagtatgtggtacttcagttagtaagtttcaatgcattgtacacagcgataccaagtttatgtcagtttttcgacaattttcttcttattttcgctatttcatcatacagagtacagcccctttaagaaaGAATTATAGTTACATATTCAAGATGGTTGTCTTTGAATGACTGAATCATACCTTTTATGAGTTGGCACTGTTGCTACAGCTTGGTTTCATTCCTTTGCAGATGATGATGTCTGTTTCAGGTCATTAAGTATTTGAAATTACTTAATCAGTTCATATGATAGTTAAACCTTATTGTTCACttttttcaagttgatgctGGCTTTGATGAGGCTTATATTTGAAAAGTATTGTCATCGAGGTAatcttgatgtcattattgtcatgaaaaacatttttacctaTGAATTATTGTTACACTGAAAGCATTCAGAAAACatgaatgaaacatagcacataTGGCCATGATTCTCTGCATACATGCTATTGTGTGCCAagggccagaagagcttatgtgaTGGCGCAGTGTCTGTACATAactgtgtaaacaattgcttgtgaacgcTATAGAGTTTTCATTTGAATCTGAATCAAACTTATACAGAAGTAAGATATCCAtgagagcttggttcctttcaaaaaccagccagatctgcccttGTATAACTGGATTATGGCTTAAGAAATGCAAAAGAATTttcaaagggagacaactttgtaCTTCATTATATGCTCTGAATTGAAAATGACCaaaagagccatgccagtataGCCTAGtccctcatgggcctcttgtttttctGAGAAAGGACAGAAGAGTATGCAAAAAATGAACTCCTGATTGGTCTTTTGAAAATGATTAGTTGATTGAGCTGCAGTTGGAAAAGGTTGTTTtttgctgtgtttttttttaaagaaaagaaagagGTTTTCATCATGCTAGCTCTGCTAAATTCTTTCAGGTATCGTCAAAAGAGCAAGAAAGCTTTCAGACAAGGATTCACGGGGCTGTATGAAGATGAAGATGAGTAAGTTAGAAACCCAGGGTTTCCTTAGAAACTTTTCTGGGACCCTCATGGTTGACAAGTTGGGGATCTCTGGTAAAGTTATGGGGGTctcaatattatgtttatactcaataaaattttattttgggTCGTCTCAGTGATTCACAACAAAATTACAAATGGGGCTCCCTTGTCAGAATATGTTTAAGGAAAATCGCCGagaatgtgttatatttattttttccaccatgcacatgtataaatgataaaagaatTGTTGAATTTTCGAATCAGTTTTATATATTCTTGCCTTTAAAATTGATTATCACAGACATAGAATGTTTTTGAATTGTAATGAATGTAATGTGGTATAATAAAATGCTAGTATTTCTGACCAAAGATATGCTTTAATTTCTTTTTAGTTCACAGCCTATGGTTCCTGCAGGACGGGGGAGCAGCAGCTACTCTTTGTTAAAACGTCAGCCCTCTTCGGGTCACCAAGCTCCCAGGGGTGTAGTAGAGCAGCCCCACCCTGGAGGTGATGCACCCCCTGGGCTTGGATCTGGGGTACCTCCAACCCCTGGCAGCTACCCAACAAGGAAAATGGAGGTAATTCTTCCCCCTGGCGCAGTGATGCAGCCAAATGGAAGTCTTGTACCTGCTGCCCCTAATGCCCCTGCAGGTTTTGTGGCCCCTATTGATAACACTGTGGCCCCGGCAGTGGGAATGGAGAATGTTCAAAGGGTTGGGTTTCTGCCTCCCAATGGTGATTCAGCCATACTTCAATCTGGTGGAATAATAACTGGTGTCGAATCTCAAGAAGGGATTCTGTTTCAGCAACAGGGGATTCAGCCAGGGCAAGTGGCACCTCCATTTCAGCAGCCAGTCCCTTTAATTGGTGCCACAGGGATGGTACAAGGTCAGCAGCCACCTGGAATGGTGCAGCCGAATAGTGCAAACATGGCTGGAGCTGGGCAGCAAATGGTTGGACCAGGCTTCGGTCAGGCTAATCCTATGGCTGGGAATATTGGACAGCCTGGAATGCCTCAACAGGGAATACCGCTGGGACCCCAACAACAGGGTATGCCAGGGCCAATCCAGCAGATGTCAGGTATGATGCCTCCGTATATGAGCCCTTACGGCCCTGGCGGAAACATGATGGGACCACGGTTCCCTATGCATCCCATGATGTACGGGCAATATCCCTACCCAGCCATGCAtccatacatgcattattaCCCTCAAGGTTATATGGCACCAGATGGGTCAAGAATGCCGTTTGACCCAAATTATTTCCAGTCGTTGAACCCCTTTGCCGAGCCTTGGAAACCAAATGCCCAAGGCCAGATGCCAAGTCACATGATGAATCAGCCGCCATACATACCACAGGGGCAAGGTCATGGTGCTGATGTCAATGGATGTGAAGTATGCTCTCAGAAAatgaaagaagaagaaaagaaaaaacagGAAAATAGAGGTCACTCTCACTTGTGTAACCAGCATTATAAGAACAATTCTAGTCCTACTTTAAGTCCAGAgaatcaaaatgttaattatgcaAATTTAAAGGGTAAAGAACTTGACACTGAATCGAAAAGTGATTTCGACAAAAGTTCTTTAAAAGAGCAGCGGCAGATTTTGAAACAGAGCTTTAACAGGAATAACTCATCAGAAAATTGGCAGAAAGAATCTCAAAATTCTGTCAAAGATACCGAAGAAACACCAGCTTGGAGCACCTTCGATGATGAAGACAACGATAACGATGCTGACTATGATTACGAGACCAGTACACGACAGTTTGAGCAGGATCGACCACAATTTGAATCAAGGGGTCAGAATCAGGACGAGTATAGCTGGCAGGCTGAGACGTCCAACTCTGCCTCAGAGACAGGCAAGCAGAACATGGTAGGGTTTGGTTTTATTTAGGgcttaaatacattgttttaattgGTTGGGGATTAGTATTCGCAATATATTGCAAAGCGGTTAGATCTCAAATGAACACCATGCCAACTATtaattttgtgatatgtttGCCAATCTTTTGATAATGAAGTCACAATTTTTTTGTATCCAAAATTTGGTGAAACCACACAAATTTGAGAAAAGAATGATGGGAAATTAATGTGATTTGCAGTATTTTTATGAAGCATTGGTGGGTGGGAGCGGTAGGTGAGACTGTCAGAAAAAGATAaacgaaaaagaaaaaaaacacatttcagaGCGATGATCAGTCCAGGACCCATCCGCCTCCCATGCTGGCAGAACCCAATGCAAAATTATATGTGAGTGCCCAATACTAGATTATATGTTAGTgacaaatgataaattatatgttAGTGCCAAATACTGAATTTTATATGAGTGTCAAATgctaaattatgtgtgagagcCCAATGCTAAATTATATGTTAGTGCTCAAT
Proteins encoded in this region:
- the LOC128230555 gene encoding uncharacterized protein LOC128230555 isoform X1, producing MPIQAPQWTEFLSCPVCYNVFNEQHYRPISLACGHTVCRTCLSKFQQKKCPFDQSLISRDLDELPSNFALLQLVCATASPDNKQPCVPQQVEKFYDRAKKCVEDLALLLKPVSSSTTGSIISVSSSGQNGQQSGSNCVLSRPMQRKLITLVNCQLVEEEGRARALRAARSLGERTVTELILQHQNPQQLSSNLWAAVRGRGCQFLGPGMQEEVIKLILLALEDGSALSRKVLVLFVVQRLEAQYPQASKTAIGHVVQLLYRASCFKVTKRDEESSLMQLKEDYRTYEMLRREHDSQIVQIAMEAGLRIAPDQWSSLLYGDATHKSHMQSIIDKLQTPQTFSDSVSELLIALQRTSDPHNLSRLRPELEFLSKIDPSPDVPCPTWENLDGVMKSVKTVVEGLVMFLSTVGQRRHEFLTPFNARYKTSMCRDFIERGHCPRGTSCTFAHSDEELEKYRQKSKKAFRQGFTGLYEDEDDSQPMVPAGRGSSSYSLLKRQPSSGHQAPRGVVEQPHPGGDAPPGLGSGVPPTPGSYPTRKMEVILPPGAVMQPNGSLVPAAPNAPAGFVAPIDNTVAPAVGMENVQRVGFLPPNGDSAILQSGGIITGVESQEGILFQQQGIQPGQVAPPFQQPVPLIGATGMVQGQQPPGMVQPNSANMAGAGQQMVGPGFGQANPMAGNIGQPGMPQQGIPLGPQQQGMPGPIQQMSGMMPPYMSPYGPGGNMMGPRFPMHPMMYGQYPYPAMHPYMHYYPQGYMAPDGSRMPFDPNYFQSLNPFAEPWKPNAQGQMPSHMMNQPPYIPQGQGHGADVNGCEVCSQKMKEEEKKKQENRGHSHLCNQHYKNNSSPTLSPENQNVNYANLKGKELDTESKSDFDKSSLKEQRQILKQSFNRNNSSENWQKESQNSVKDTEETPAWSTFDDEDNDNDADYDYETSTRQFEQDRPQFESRGQNQDEYSWQAETSNSASETGKQNMSDDQSRTHPPPMLAEPNAKLYRNVFQRQSLHSLHEKRNSLIQQLQEINKETIEQEQKLEELNNMPNLFKFDTDLVSEAEAVKSTLQHPAPLDTGPAKLKSNKPTNGEIFERLGAISGVLPRSVNDSILASWTTSALHDKDDDNASSKKLTHLEKNQEKSGWNEVDKEYPYWEDLTRSLESPQITPPATPYSQASSIPVSIMSTVRSLTSGSTISSHSSHFSSPFSQTITRVSSNNGTMSGIMTGTSKSSSMYSSAYSGGQSLSSMPSMSLVSTSTSQSRACGIVTTGKSRISTQMASSSPSYYTSTDYSDSSPVYNVTNKAYKKTKNIVYNSLSSPASSYENASTSNDSGFPESYSQPQSESIWPSSSYSATQTHTETSVDAGRKSKDSYYSYPSKMEEDTIPFVEGSPIISKFGPISRATRSAGGLGSGRALEVVADESAKMIPVTAVTPISSAPVPTSQMVPSRFASSWLDQERREPDNTQTENKTQPSWEKVYSYWTSEVNLLEQKAMKASTEDEKLSVKLHAIQLQITLKEQELEQARSLESQAQTSESHNPTVDSSSTTKTDWN
- the LOC128230555 gene encoding uncharacterized protein LOC128230555 isoform X2; its protein translation is MPIQAPQWTEFLSCPVCYNVFNEQHYRPISLACGHTVCRTCLSKFQQKKCPFDQSLISRDLDELPSNFALLQLVCATASPDNKQPCVPQQVEKFYDRAKKCVEDLALLLKPVSSSTTGSIISVSSSGQNGQQSGSNCVLSRPMQRKLITLVNCQLVEEEGRARALRAARSLGERTVTELILQHQNPQQLSSNLWAAVRGRGCQFLGPGMQEEVIKLILLALEDGSALSRKVLVLFVVQRLEAQYPQASKTAIGHVVQLLYRASCFKVTKRDEESSLMQLKEDYRTYEMLRREHDSQIVQIAMEAGLRIAPDQWSSLLYGDATHKSHMQSIIDKLQTPQTFSDSVSELLIALQRTSDPHNLSRLRPELEFLSKIDPSPDVPCPTWENLDGVMKSVKTVVEGLVMFLSTVGQRRHEFLTPFNARYKTSMCRDFIERGHCPRGTSCTFAHSDEELEKYRQKSKKAFRQGFTGLYEDEDDSQPMVPAGRGSSSYSLLKRQPSSGHQAPRGVVEQPHPGGDAPPGLGSGVPPTPGSYPTRKMEVILPPGAVMQPNGSLVPAAPNAPAGFVAPIDNTVAPAVGMENVQRVGFLPPNGDSAILQSGGIITGVESQEGILFQQQGIQPGQVAPPFQQPVPLIGATGMVQGQQPPGMVQPNSANMAGAGQQMVGPGFGQANPMAGNIGQPGMPQQGIPLGPQQQGMPGPIQQMSGMMPPYMSPYGPGGNMMGPRFPMHPMMYGQYPYPAMHPYMHYYPQGYMAPDGSRMPFDPNYFQSLNPFAEPWKPNAQGQMPSHMMNQPPYIPQGQGHGADVNGCEVCSQKMKEEEKKKQENRGHSHLCNQHYKNNSSPTLSPENQNVNYANLKGKELDTESKSDFDKSSLKEQRQILKQSFNRNNSSENWQKESQNSVKDTEETPAWSTFDDEDNDNDADYDYETSTRQFEQDRPQFESRGQNQDEYSWQAETSNSASETGKQNMSDDQSRTHPPPMLAEPNAKLYRQSLHSLHEKRNSLIQQLQEINKETIEQEQKLEELNNMPNLFKFDTDLVSEAEAVKSTLQHPAPLDTGPAKLKSNKPTNGEIFERLGAISGVLPRSVNDSILASWTTSALHDKDDDNASSKKLTHLEKNQEKSGWNEVDKEYPYWEDLTRSLESPQITPPATPYSQASSIPVSIMSTVRSLTSGSTISSHSSHFSSPFSQTITRVSSNNGTMSGIMTGTSKSSSMYSSAYSGGQSLSSMPSMSLVSTSTSQSRACGIVTTGKSRISTQMASSSPSYYTSTDYSDSSPVYNVTNKAYKKTKNIVYNSLSSPASSYENASTSNDSGFPESYSQPQSESIWPSSSYSATQTHTETSVDAGRKSKDSYYSYPSKMEEDTIPFVEGSPIISKFGPISRATRSAGGLGSGRALEVVADESAKMIPVTAVTPISSAPVPTSQMVPSRFASSWLDQERREPDNTQTENKTQPSWEKVYSYWTSEVNLLEQKAMKASTEDEKLSVKLHAIQLQITLKEQELEQARSLESQAQTSESHNPTVDSSSTTKTDWN